One stretch of Priestia megaterium DNA includes these proteins:
- a CDS encoding carbohydrate ABC transporter permease, translating to MQMPKTNVTLPNVVNTATKERKKKRYTGVTIVYVGLIVYFIVIAYPLLWMIISSFKSTDEIFTHSWSMPHTWLIENYVTAWKSGISSYFLNSVIVTSASCFLTVLVSALGAYGLSRFEFQGKAFVLIICLGGLMLSPQVSLIPLYSIIQKLGIYNTHLALILPYVAYRIPLTILLIRAYFLSIPKELEEAARLDGCTSFGILFRIFIPMSTPILLTTTILTAYYTWNEFMFAIIFIDDDSLRTIPAGLMQFRDALQTDWGVLLAGLTISAAPIVMLFLFMQKYFIRGIANGSVK from the coding sequence ATGCAGATGCCTAAAACAAATGTCACCTTACCTAATGTTGTCAATACAGCCACTAAAGAAAGAAAAAAGAAGAGATACACAGGTGTAACGATAGTATATGTCGGGTTGATCGTCTATTTTATCGTCATTGCGTATCCCTTGCTTTGGATGATTATAAGTTCTTTTAAAAGCACGGATGAAATCTTTACTCACAGCTGGTCTATGCCGCATACTTGGCTAATTGAAAATTATGTGACAGCGTGGAAAAGCGGAATATCTTCTTACTTTTTAAACAGTGTGATCGTCACGAGCGCGTCTTGTTTTTTGACGGTTCTGGTCAGTGCGTTAGGAGCTTATGGACTATCACGCTTTGAGTTTCAAGGAAAAGCTTTTGTCCTTATTATATGTCTGGGAGGGCTTATGCTTTCTCCTCAGGTAAGTTTAATTCCTTTGTATAGCATTATTCAAAAACTTGGAATCTATAATACACACTTGGCACTGATTCTGCCTTATGTTGCTTATCGAATTCCTTTAACCATCTTGTTAATTCGAGCTTATTTTCTTTCGATTCCAAAAGAACTGGAGGAAGCAGCTCGGTTAGATGGATGTACAAGCTTTGGGATTTTATTTCGGATTTTTATTCCAATGAGCACGCCCATTTTATTAACAACGACAATTTTGACAGCTTACTACACATGGAATGAATTTATGTTTGCCATTATCTTTATCGACGACGACAGTTTGCGTACAATCCCAGCAGGATTAATGCAATTTAGAGACGCTTTGCAAACAGATTGGGGAGTATTACTAGCTGGACTGACCATTTCAGCAGCACCGATTGTTATGTTGTTTTTATTTATGCAAAAATATTTTATCCGTGGCATTGCTAACGGAAGTGTTAAATAA
- a CDS encoding fructoselysine 6-kinase: MKLIGVGDNVVDYYKDQGKIYPGGNALNVAVFCNRLSHNQSSYMGIVGNDKSAEHVVNTLQQEKMDISRVRRAVGENGMAVVTLDEQGDRIFVGSNKGGVQSRLKLMLNESDLTYIRQHDLLHTSVFSHLESDLPLLHKIIDISFDFSTRYDEEYLQQVCPYISYAFFSGSSLPEEECMNLMKRVHLLGTSVVCVTRGEEGALLSVENQLFKQPIISTNVVDTLGAGDSFIAGFLSSYLLEKNIAKALHNGALVASQTCQNYGAFGYGKEYHTDCSMVLK; encoded by the coding sequence ATGAAACTAATTGGAGTAGGGGATAATGTAGTAGATTACTATAAAGATCAAGGAAAGATCTATCCAGGCGGTAACGCGCTAAATGTAGCAGTATTTTGTAATAGATTGAGCCATAATCAGTCTTCCTATATGGGAATCGTGGGGAATGACAAATCGGCAGAGCATGTAGTAAATACTCTGCAGCAAGAAAAGATGGATATTAGCAGAGTGAGAAGAGCTGTAGGAGAGAATGGAATGGCGGTTGTAACACTTGATGAACAAGGTGATCGAATTTTTGTAGGATCAAATAAAGGGGGCGTTCAATCTAGATTAAAACTAATGCTGAATGAATCGGATTTAACCTATATTCGTCAGCACGATCTTCTTCATACGAGCGTTTTTAGTCATTTAGAATCTGACCTTCCGTTGCTACATAAAATCATTGATATTTCCTTTGATTTTTCTACGAGATACGATGAGGAATATTTACAGCAAGTATGTCCATATATCAGCTATGCATTTTTCTCAGGAAGCAGCCTGCCAGAAGAAGAGTGTATGAATTTAATGAAGCGAGTACACTTGTTAGGAACCAGTGTCGTATGCGTGACAAGAGGAGAAGAGGGAGCTTTATTATCAGTAGAAAATCAATTATTTAAACAGCCTATAATCTCTACAAATGTGGTCGATACATTGGGTGCTGGAGATTCTTTCATCGCTGGTTTTCTTTCTTCTTATCTACTAGAGAAAAACATAGCAAAAGCCCTCCATAATGGAGCATTAGTGGCATCGCAAACTTGTCAAAATTACGGAGCTTTTGGATATGGAAAAGAATATCATACAGACTGTTCGATGGTTTTAAAATGA
- a CDS encoding GntR family transcriptional regulator has translation MKLNTHSSTPLYMQLKQAIAEDINKGVYTPGEKLPIETDLCDIYGVSRITVRKAVLDLVEEGLLIRQQGKGTFVQYPKAKRELFAVNGHTEYMSELGKVPQTKILSFGIKPVKAHVAKMLSIPPESEVLELQRILYYDDQPLTLEISHYSLELLPHLDQHVHNSVSMYDTIKNKYNIAPVHNKKLLNMVFANVDEAKHLECEVGEPLFKVEKVAYDAQKRPIHSSFLHYPANRVTFTIDSSNS, from the coding sequence ATGAAGCTAAATACTCATAGCTCTACGCCTTTATATATGCAGTTAAAACAGGCTATTGCAGAAGATATTAATAAAGGAGTTTATACTCCGGGTGAAAAACTTCCAATTGAAACAGATTTGTGCGATATATACGGAGTAAGTCGGATTACGGTAAGAAAAGCCGTATTAGATTTAGTAGAAGAAGGCCTTCTGATACGTCAGCAAGGAAAAGGAACCTTTGTTCAATATCCAAAAGCTAAGAGAGAGCTGTTTGCCGTTAATGGGCATACAGAGTATATGTCGGAATTAGGGAAAGTACCGCAGACTAAAATTTTGTCTTTTGGTATAAAACCTGTAAAAGCTCATGTGGCAAAGATGTTATCAATCCCTCCAGAAAGTGAAGTCCTTGAACTGCAGCGCATCCTGTATTATGATGATCAGCCTCTTACCTTAGAAATTTCTCACTACTCCTTAGAATTGTTACCACACTTAGATCAGCACGTCCATAATTCAGTTTCAATGTACGATACTATAAAAAATAAGTACAATATTGCTCCGGTTCATAATAAAAAATTATTGAACATGGTATTTGCAAATGTGGATGAAGCAAAACATTTAGAATGTGAAGTCGGAGAGCCGCTGTTTAAAGTGGAAAAAGTGGCGTATGATGCACAAAAAAGACCGATTCATTCATCTTTTCTACACTACCCTGCGAATCGCGTTACGTTCACTATAGACAGTTCTAATTCTTAA
- a CDS encoding STAS domain-containing protein yields MGEKKKIDIGGLSFAWDLEKGQFSFEGEDAILFWISSAMKTLFDTIEEISGEEAASVVLETTGFRQGLVVGEYFQNMKGVTVFEAAELITNTYASAGWGKTTIKYLNPESKTLSAELKDSWEHKINVAQKKTKGGNFLPAHYAGIFTGLFGTNIWYKVIQHQIEGHECTTVEYFPSNIDITQNIHQLARRKEAQKIEHLQNIVAEKTAELKDLIKKLSSPIIPVLEGIVVVPLIGKYDEDRTEDLIVNTLNNLPKHQANYLVLDLTGLDKELTEYTASLIEKLGAAASLIGTKTILVGISADLGLVISETHIDLSKYDCFQTLQHGIHYALAQSGRSIV; encoded by the coding sequence ATGGGTGAAAAAAAGAAGATTGATATAGGTGGTCTTAGTTTTGCTTGGGATTTAGAAAAGGGACAATTTAGCTTTGAAGGAGAAGATGCCATCCTTTTTTGGATTTCTTCTGCGATGAAAACATTGTTTGACACAATCGAAGAAATATCTGGAGAAGAGGCAGCTTCTGTAGTACTGGAAACCACTGGTTTCCGACAAGGATTAGTAGTAGGAGAGTACTTTCAAAATATGAAAGGCGTAACGGTTTTTGAAGCGGCTGAGTTAATTACAAATACATACGCTTCGGCTGGATGGGGAAAAACCACTATCAAATATTTAAATCCTGAAAGTAAAACTCTATCTGCTGAATTAAAAGACAGTTGGGAACATAAAATTAACGTTGCGCAAAAGAAAACAAAGGGAGGAAATTTTCTTCCGGCCCATTATGCAGGGATTTTCACAGGGCTATTCGGAACAAATATTTGGTACAAGGTGATTCAACATCAAATAGAAGGGCATGAATGCACTACAGTAGAATACTTCCCTTCCAACATTGATATCACTCAAAATATTCATCAATTAGCCAGAAGAAAAGAAGCGCAGAAAATAGAACATTTGCAAAACATTGTAGCAGAAAAAACAGCAGAGTTAAAAGATCTTATTAAAAAGCTTTCTTCTCCTATTATTCCGGTTTTGGAAGGCATAGTCGTCGTTCCTTTGATTGGCAAATACGACGAGGATAGAACGGAAGATTTGATTGTCAATACATTAAATAACCTCCCAAAACATCAGGCTAATTATCTTGTGCTAGATTTAACCGGATTGGATAAAGAACTTACTGAATATACGGCAAGTCTTATTGAAAAATTAGGTGCAGCAGCGTCTCTGATTGGTACGAAAACAATTTTAGTAGGAATTTCTGCTGACTTAGGCTTAGTTATATCAGAGACCCATATTGATTTATCAAAATATGATTGTTTTCAAACATTGCAGCACGGCATTCATTATGCATTGGCACAAAGTGGACGAAGCATCGTTTAA
- a CDS encoding SRPBCC family protein, with protein MNDKSILEDVKQTIIFNAPIQKVWDKVATAEGLQQWFMPNDFQPQVGYEFHLQSPFGPSPCKVLEIDAPNYLSFSWDTDGWIVSFTLKEMGNQTEFTLIHSGWKEAETLLEKANEKSSVVRDRMSYGWISLVNEKLRKVVEN; from the coding sequence ATGAATGATAAAAGTATATTAGAAGATGTAAAGCAGACGATAATATTTAACGCGCCGATTCAAAAAGTTTGGGATAAAGTAGCAACCGCAGAAGGGCTCCAACAATGGTTCATGCCTAATGATTTTCAGCCTCAGGTAGGATATGAATTTCATTTACAATCGCCTTTTGGACCATCTCCGTGTAAAGTATTAGAAATAGATGCACCAAACTATCTTTCTTTCTCTTGGGATACGGATGGATGGATCGTTTCGTTTACCTTAAAAGAAATGGGTAATCAAACTGAATTTACGCTTATTCATAGCGGGTGGAAAGAAGCTGAAACACTTCTTGAAAAAGCAAACGAAAAGAGTTCAGTGGTACGAGATAGAATGAGCTACGGGTGGATTAGTCTCGTGAATGAAAAACTTCGAAAGGTTGTTGAAAACTAA
- a CDS encoding ArsR/SmtB family transcription factor, which yields MTSSAAKHDIFQAIADPTRRKVLELLSKKELPISEITSHFSISRTAIVKHLRILSEADLVHGQKKGREKVYYLQPEPLKEVKDWLSYYEQFWTNKLSILQHIVERDEERNQ from the coding sequence ATGACTTCATCAGCTGCCAAGCATGATATCTTTCAAGCGATTGCTGATCCTACTCGAAGAAAAGTACTTGAGCTGCTTTCTAAAAAAGAATTGCCTATTTCAGAAATAACGTCTCATTTTTCAATAAGTCGTACCGCTATTGTCAAGCATCTTCGTATACTTTCAGAAGCAGACTTAGTCCATGGACAAAAAAAAGGCAGAGAAAAAGTGTATTATCTTCAGCCAGAGCCTTTAAAAGAAGTAAAAGATTGGCTTTCTTACTACGAGCAATTTTGGACGAACAAATTATCTATTCTGCAGCATATAGTTGAAAGAGATGAAGAAAGAAATCAATAG
- a CDS encoding MBL fold metallo-hydrolase, whose amino-acid sequence MNSLLFYGTSDAQGVPRLLCDCKVCTQKDQLNQRTRPSAQFTMDGNVFLIDVSPDFKHQFHLYNNKKIPSTVFITHPHNDHVAGLGDLADLCYWNNVNTEIVGAPEVINELIERFPYLAKRKGLTFNGTLKWESGETTITFHKVNHGFNGHSYGIVVHEEQGKRWAYVSDSFNVTKEQWQPFYHLDLLIFGTSFWKEYLQKEKRSVYDVTEAMEIKAKLQAKNMVFTHLSHDIDIRKHAEMLSDENVSFAYDGREILLP is encoded by the coding sequence ATGAACTCGCTTTTATTTTACGGAACGAGCGATGCCCAAGGGGTACCTCGATTATTGTGTGACTGTAAAGTATGTACACAAAAAGATCAATTAAATCAGCGCACAAGACCTAGTGCACAGTTTACAATGGACGGTAACGTGTTTTTGATTGATGTCTCACCTGATTTTAAACATCAATTTCATTTATACAATAACAAAAAAATACCTTCTACCGTTTTTATTACTCATCCTCACAATGACCATGTTGCTGGTTTAGGGGATTTAGCCGACTTATGCTACTGGAACAATGTAAATACAGAAATCGTAGGAGCACCTGAAGTCATCAACGAGTTAATCGAAAGATTTCCTTATCTCGCAAAAAGAAAAGGGCTTACCTTTAACGGCACGTTAAAATGGGAAAGCGGAGAAACAACCATTACGTTTCATAAAGTAAATCACGGATTTAACGGTCATTCCTATGGGATTGTGGTTCATGAAGAACAAGGAAAGCGCTGGGCGTATGTATCCGATTCTTTTAATGTGACAAAAGAACAGTGGCAGCCTTTTTACCACTTAGATTTACTGATATTTGGTACATCTTTCTGGAAAGAATATCTTCAAAAAGAAAAAAGATCCGTATATGACGTGACAGAGGCAATGGAGATCAAAGCGAAGCTACAGGCAAAAAACATGGTGTTTACTCATTTATCACATGATATCGATATCCGAAAGCACGCCGAGATGCTCTCAGATGAAAACGTAAGCTTTGCCTATGACGGACGCGAGATTTTATTACCTTAA
- a CDS encoding alpha/beta fold hydrolase, which yields MPFYTLKDGATLYYEQQGEGTPIIFIHGVWMSSRFFHNQLSFFSKQYQTVLLDLRGHGNSSHTPYGHTISTYARDVHEFISTHQLKNVILVGWSMGAFVVWEYLKQFGEENVKGNIIVDEMASDFKWPDFPIGAFDLPALISLMQGIQLDRTSTLESFIPLMFKDELTEEDKHWIMKEVTKMPESIASAILFDQSIVDYRDFLPFITIPTLLCFGKEEKLIPVAAGRYIQKLVSGSVLEVFENSCHCPFLEESNRFNKVVSDFIEHI from the coding sequence ATGCCTTTTTATACATTAAAAGACGGTGCAACTTTGTACTATGAACAACAAGGGGAAGGAACACCTATTATTTTCATTCACGGAGTTTGGATGAGCAGTCGTTTTTTTCACAACCAGCTTTCTTTTTTTTCAAAACAGTATCAAACTGTTCTTTTGGATTTAAGAGGACATGGAAATTCAAGTCATACTCCATACGGCCATACAATTTCCACTTATGCTCGTGATGTCCATGAGTTTATAAGCACTCATCAATTAAAGAACGTCATATTAGTAGGCTGGTCGATGGGTGCTTTTGTTGTGTGGGAATATTTGAAACAATTTGGTGAAGAAAATGTAAAAGGGAATATTATTGTAGATGAAATGGCTTCAGACTTTAAATGGCCAGACTTTCCGATCGGTGCATTTGATTTACCTGCCCTTATTTCGCTCATGCAGGGTATTCAACTTGATCGAACAAGTACATTAGAAAGTTTTATTCCGCTTATGTTTAAGGATGAATTAACTGAAGAAGATAAACATTGGATTATGAAAGAAGTAACGAAAATGCCTGAGTCGATAGCCAGTGCTATTTTGTTTGACCAATCCATTGTGGACTATCGAGATTTTCTCCCGTTTATTACAATCCCTACCTTACTGTGCTTTGGAAAAGAAGAAAAGCTCATTCCGGTAGCAGCTGGAAGATATATTCAAAAGCTGGTTTCAGGTTCTGTACTTGAAGTTTTTGAGAACAGCTGCCACTGCCCTTTTCTCGAAGAAAGCAATCGGTTTAACAAAGTTGTGAGCGACTTTATTGAACATATCTAA
- a CDS encoding rhodanese-related sulfurtransferase has product MIERKPYQVLLYYLYTPIENPEEFTAQHLAFCKELELKGRILIAAEGINGTVSGTVEQTDKYMETMKNDPRFEGIVFKIDEADEHAFKKMHVRHRKELVTLRLEEDVNPLRVTGNYLSPKEFYQAMQDENTVVIDARNDYEYDLGHFRGAVRPDIRNFRELPEWIRDNKDQFEDKKILTYCTGGIRCEKFSGWLLEEGFEDVSQLHGGIVTYGKDPEVQGELWDGQCYVFDERISVPVNQKEHVIVGKDHFTGEPCERYVNCANPECNKKILASEENEHKYLRACSHECRVSPRNRYVKEHGLTEEEFAARVKELEKERVTL; this is encoded by the coding sequence ATGATTGAAAGAAAACCATATCAAGTACTACTATATTATTTGTACACTCCAATTGAAAATCCTGAAGAGTTCACAGCTCAGCACTTGGCATTTTGTAAAGAGCTTGAATTAAAAGGACGCATTTTAATTGCGGCTGAAGGGATCAATGGAACGGTATCAGGAACAGTTGAACAAACAGATAAATACATGGAAACGATGAAAAATGATCCTCGTTTTGAAGGTATTGTATTTAAAATAGACGAAGCAGATGAACATGCGTTCAAAAAAATGCACGTGCGTCACCGCAAAGAATTAGTAACTCTTCGATTAGAAGAAGATGTGAATCCTCTTCGTGTAACGGGTAATTACTTAAGCCCGAAAGAATTTTATCAAGCGATGCAAGATGAGAATACGGTCGTAATTGATGCACGAAACGATTATGAATACGATTTAGGTCATTTCCGAGGAGCTGTTCGTCCGGATATTCGAAACTTCCGTGAGCTTCCTGAATGGATTCGCGACAACAAAGATCAGTTTGAAGATAAAAAAATCTTAACGTACTGCACAGGCGGTATTCGCTGTGAAAAATTCTCTGGATGGCTTCTTGAAGAAGGTTTTGAAGATGTGAGCCAGCTTCACGGAGGTATTGTAACATACGGAAAAGATCCTGAAGTACAAGGTGAACTATGGGACGGTCAGTGCTATGTATTTGATGAGCGTATCAGCGTACCAGTTAACCAAAAAGAGCATGTGATTGTCGGAAAAGACCATTTTACCGGCGAGCCTTGTGAACGCTATGTTAACTGCGCAAACCCAGAATGCAATAAGAAAATCTTAGCTTCTGAAGAAAATGAACACAAATATTTACGCGCTTGTTCACATGAATGCCGAGTGAGCCCTCGTAACCGCTATGTAAAAGAACACGGTTTAACAGAAGAAGAGTTTGCAGCACGTGTTAAAGAGTTAGAAAAAGAACGCGTAACTTTATAA
- a CDS encoding SMP-30/gluconolactonase/LRE family protein, translating into MEAKIEKKYDGRLLEGPLWDEENQKLVLVDILDKKLLTYDPKTTTLEDIALPSVVTSVSKTNHSKLIVSTRNQLLLVDKNKKNHEEYIRLDTLEKTMRFNDGKCDPYNRFWIGTMSEEDEEGKAQLYVVDEKGVIKSAKEGLSVSNGLAWNRTGDKFFLVDSPKNKIMSYSFSKETTRLEDEKVVIDLSDMDGFPDGMTIDEHDRLWVALWGGSKVICVDPDKGEIIESIHLPVSNVTCCTFGGDDLQTLFITTAKEEEKYEEAAGSLFSCRVGVKGVPAYTYVY; encoded by the coding sequence ATGGAAGCAAAAATTGAAAAAAAGTACGACGGCCGTTTGCTTGAAGGACCCCTATGGGATGAAGAAAATCAAAAATTAGTACTAGTAGACATCTTAGATAAAAAGCTTCTTACGTACGATCCAAAAACGACAACCTTAGAAGATATTGCTCTTCCTTCAGTCGTTACAAGCGTTTCTAAAACCAATCATTCAAAATTGATTGTCTCCACCCGTAATCAGCTGCTTTTAGTTGATAAAAACAAAAAGAATCATGAAGAGTATATCCGTTTAGATACTCTTGAAAAAACCATGCGTTTTAATGACGGGAAATGTGATCCATATAATCGCTTTTGGATTGGAACGATGAGTGAAGAAGATGAAGAAGGAAAAGCCCAGCTGTACGTAGTAGATGAAAAAGGTGTAATTAAGAGCGCTAAAGAAGGATTAAGCGTGTCAAACGGGCTAGCTTGGAATCGAACAGGAGATAAATTCTTTCTGGTCGATTCACCGAAAAATAAAATTATGTCTTATTCATTTTCTAAAGAAACAACAAGGCTCGAAGATGAAAAAGTGGTGATTGACCTTTCAGATATGGACGGGTTTCCTGATGGAATGACAATTGATGAACACGACCGATTATGGGTAGCGCTTTGGGGAGGTTCGAAAGTTATTTGTGTAGATCCAGATAAAGGAGAAATTATAGAATCTATTCATCTTCCTGTTTCCAATGTAACCTGCTGTACATTTGGAGGAGACGATTTACAAACCCTATTTATCACCACAGCTAAGGAAGAAGAAAAATATGAAGAAGCTGCCGGCTCTCTTTTTTCATGCCGAGTAGGAGTAAAAGGCGTACCGGCTTATACTTACGTGTATTAA
- a CDS encoding vanadium-dependent haloperoxidase, whose product MQRNYRQWTQYPYPGEKKPPKGSATPGFWPMFFMSKEQNGTFLDPFHQLIHWQIKSPDAIDWQKELTFVEQTLKALTPEQIRIAQYWGTGELSAKITTTIFSLCEKYRIGSPHTARISGYFHAAINDTFIITWYLKYLWDVARPNQYEQNLSPVLLTPRFPSYPSAHATIAGCSENLLRHFFQKETTSLKKWMEESAQSRLYAGVHFKVDNDKGLRLGRQIGDIIVKLVEAQNVRSDYA is encoded by the coding sequence GTGCAAAGGAATTATAGACAGTGGACTCAATATCCATATCCCGGCGAAAAAAAACCGCCTAAAGGCTCCGCAACTCCTGGTTTTTGGCCAATGTTTTTTATGTCTAAAGAACAGAATGGTACGTTTTTAGATCCTTTTCACCAATTAATTCATTGGCAAATAAAAAGTCCGGATGCTATCGACTGGCAAAAAGAATTAACCTTTGTAGAACAAACGTTAAAAGCACTTACACCTGAACAAATCCGAATTGCACAATATTGGGGAACTGGCGAACTAAGCGCAAAGATTACAACCACTATTTTCAGCTTATGTGAGAAGTATAGGATTGGGTCTCCTCATACAGCTAGAATTTCAGGCTATTTCCATGCGGCTATAAATGATACGTTTATCATTACTTGGTATTTAAAATACCTTTGGGATGTTGCAAGGCCTAACCAGTATGAACAGAATTTATCTCCTGTCTTATTAACGCCACGCTTTCCTTCTTACCCTTCCGCCCATGCCACCATCGCTGGGTGCTCAGAAAATTTATTGCGTCATTTTTTCCAAAAAGAAACAACATCCTTAAAAAAATGGATGGAAGAGAGTGCGCAGTCTCGCTTATATGCAGGTGTGCACTTTAAAGTTGATAATGACAAAGGACTAAGATTAGGACGACAAATAGGAGACATAATTGTAAAATTAGTGGAAGCTCAAAACGTACGCAGTGATTACGCCTAA
- a CDS encoding group I truncated hemoglobin, translating into MEQTLYEKVGGQEAIEKVVDYFYSELVLKDETVSHFFEHTDMDKQRRHQAKFISFALGGPNQYSGKSMAKAHANMNIQPEHFNAIAKHLHDALAHFNVEEPDIDQALSKVESLRNDIQYK; encoded by the coding sequence TTGGAACAAACATTGTATGAAAAAGTGGGCGGACAAGAAGCTATTGAAAAAGTAGTTGATTATTTTTATTCTGAGCTCGTGCTAAAAGATGAAACGGTCAGTCACTTTTTCGAGCATACGGATATGGATAAACAGCGTCGACATCAAGCCAAGTTTATAAGCTTTGCCTTAGGTGGACCGAATCAATATTCAGGAAAGTCGATGGCCAAAGCACATGCAAATATGAATATTCAACCCGAACATTTTAATGCAATTGCTAAGCATCTTCACGATGCACTTGCTCACTTTAATGTTGAAGAGCCTGATATTGATCAAGCATTAAGTAAAGTTGAATCCCTAAGAAATGATATTCAATATAAATAA
- the hpaB gene encoding 4-hydroxyphenylacetate 3-monooxygenase, oxygenase component — MSAINGKQYVERINQLKANVWVDGKLVTGDISEHPAFKGAINSQAKLYDLQHNKKIKDIMTYQSPASKEFVGTSYLQPKTKEELKKRREMTQQWAQLTHGMMGRSPDYMNTVLMAFASSAELLRGTENCFPENIISYYEYVREHDLSLTHTFIDPQVNRIQFYYEQNDEPIAAKIVDKNNEGIVIQGAKLLATQGGMTDELLLLSSAGIHGKEKGFAFSIPSNTKGIKFICRESFAGKDSTFDYPLSSRFEEMDTIVVFDHVLVPWNRVFFYENVDVSNTFLSSSSFSAFALHQVTSRRIVKTEFVLGIVQSLIETINITDYPHVREKATELIIALETMKALVMKAEEEAEIDPWGYMRPNETTLRIAANIFSKTYPTFTEIIQLLGASGLMAIPTENTCRSLVKEDITRYLQAKSRGAEDRIKLFRLAWDLTMSPFGTRETLYERFFFGEPVQLTSYLYLSYDKECYVQRVTDFLKS, encoded by the coding sequence ATGTCAGCAATTAATGGGAAGCAATACGTAGAGAGAATTAATCAATTAAAAGCAAATGTATGGGTTGATGGCAAGCTCGTAACAGGCGATATATCAGAGCATCCGGCTTTTAAAGGAGCCATTAACAGTCAAGCTAAGCTTTATGATCTTCAGCATAATAAAAAAATCAAAGATATCATGACATACCAATCTCCGGCTTCTAAGGAATTTGTCGGTACATCTTATTTACAGCCTAAAACAAAAGAAGAGTTAAAAAAAAGACGAGAGATGACTCAGCAATGGGCGCAATTAACCCATGGTATGATGGGAAGAAGTCCAGATTATATGAATACCGTATTGATGGCTTTTGCATCCTCTGCAGAACTCCTAAGAGGAACAGAAAATTGTTTTCCTGAAAACATCATTTCTTATTATGAATATGTGAGAGAGCACGACTTATCGCTCACTCATACATTCATCGATCCTCAAGTCAATCGAATCCAATTTTATTACGAGCAAAACGACGAACCGATAGCAGCAAAAATAGTTGATAAAAACAATGAGGGAATCGTTATCCAAGGCGCGAAACTGCTTGCTACACAGGGTGGAATGACGGATGAGCTACTCTTACTGTCTTCAGCGGGTATTCACGGAAAAGAAAAAGGATTTGCTTTTTCGATTCCAAGTAATACAAAAGGAATTAAATTTATTTGTAGAGAATCATTTGCAGGAAAAGATTCGACGTTTGATTATCCATTAAGTTCTAGATTTGAAGAAATGGATACAATTGTTGTCTTTGACCATGTATTAGTACCGTGGAACCGCGTGTTCTTCTATGAAAATGTAGACGTATCAAATACATTTCTTTCTTCTAGTTCCTTCTCAGCTTTTGCTCTGCATCAAGTAACTTCAAGGAGAATTGTTAAAACAGAGTTTGTATTAGGGATTGTACAATCTCTGATTGAAACCATTAACATTACAGACTATCCGCATGTACGAGAAAAAGCAACGGAGCTTATTATTGCGTTAGAAACGATGAAAGCTCTCGTGATGAAAGCAGAAGAAGAAGCCGAGATTGATCCATGGGGATACATGCGTCCGAATGAAACTACACTTCGTATTGCCGCAAATATATTTTCAAAAACATATCCTACCTTTACAGAGATTATCCAGCTTTTAGGTGCGAGCGGACTAATGGCAATACCAACAGAAAATACGTGCCGCTCATTGGTTAAAGAAGATATTACGCGTTATTTGCAAGCTAAATCGAGAGGGGCAGAAGATCGAATTAAGCTTTTTCGACTAGCGTGGGATTTAACTATGAGTCCGTTTGGCACAAGAGAAACACTGTATGAACGTTTTTTCTTTGGGGAGCCTGTACAGTTAACCAGTTATCTGTACTTATCTTACGATAAAGAGTGCTATGTACAGAGAGTCACCGATTTTTTGAAAAGTTAA